A genome region from Triticum aestivum cultivar Chinese Spring chromosome 2B, IWGSC CS RefSeq v2.1, whole genome shotgun sequence includes the following:
- the LOC123041790 gene encoding subtilisin-like protease 1, which yields METTRLSLLSLLPFLLLAIAAAATGGELSTFIVHVQAEETHVFGTADDRKAWYHSFLPEHGRLVHAYHHVASGFAARLTRRELEAVSAMPGFLSATRARTYTTLTTHTPEFLGLNLEQGRRNYTSEFGAGVIVGVIDTGIFPDHPSFSDDGMPPPPAKWKGRCDFSGTSCNNKLIGARNMVAALNGPNGTSARVPPVDEFGHGTHTASTAAGAVVPGANVLGHAWGTAAGMAVRAHIAVYKVCYGNVVVDCEDADILAGIDAAVGDGCDVISMSLGGPSVPFHQNPMAIGTFGAMEKGIFVSMAAGNSGPGESTVINEAPWMLTVAAGTMDRSIRSTVQLGNGAYFQGESLYQPNVGFCPLVYAGASGKPFAEFCGNGSLDGFDVKGKIVLCELTKNISVINQGEVVESAGGVAMILASPFFRGYDKLAQANILPASSVDYLSAAAIKSYLNSTANPVARMGFRGTLLGTSPAPSIIFFSSRGPSRQDTGVLKPDITGPGMNVLAAWPFQVGPPSAPVLPGPTFNMISGTSMSTPHLAGIAALIKSKHPDWSPAAIKSAMMTTADITDRSGNPILNEQRVAANLFATGAGHVNPMKAADPGLVYDITPEDYIGYLCSMYTSQQVSVIARRPINCLTTVVISDCLLNYPSISVAFPASWNSTALVVVRRKVKNVGEVPSVYYAAIDMPSSAVSVDVFPRELEFVEPNQELTFSVYVWPRQSDARVLQGALRWVSEKHTVRSPISITFA from the coding sequence ATGGAAACCACAAGGCTATCCTTGCTCTCTCTTCTTCCGTTCCTTCTCCTCGCGATCGCTGCCGCGGCAACCGGCGGCGAGCTCAGCACGTTCATCGTCCACGTGCAAGCAGAGGAAACCCACGTGTTCGGCACCGCGGACGACCGGAAGGCGTGGTACCACTCGTTCCTCCCGGAACATGGCCGGCTGGTGCACGCGTACCATCACGTCGCCAGCGGGTTCGCGGCCCGGCTGACGCGACGGGAGCTGGAGGCGGTGTCCGCCATGCCCGGGTTCCTCAGCGCGACCCGCGCCCGGACGTACACCACGCTCACGACGCACACGCCCGAGTTCCTGGGGCTGAACCTGGAGCAGGGGCGGCGGAACTACACGTCGGAGTTCGGCGCCGGGGTCATCGTCGGCGTCATCGACACCGGCATCTTCCCGGACCACCCGTCCTTCAGCGACGACggcatgccgccgccgccggccaagtGGAAGGGGCGCTGCGACTTCAGCGGCACCTCGTGCAACAATAAGCTCATCGGCGCTCGCAACATGGTCGCCGCCCTCAACGGCCCGAACGGCACTTCCGCGCGGGTTCCGCCGGTCGATGAGTTTGGGCACGGGACTCACACGGCAAGCACCGCCGCTGGTGCGGTCGTGCCGGGCGCTAACGTGCTCGGCCACGCATGGGGCACCGCCGCCGGGATGGCGGTCCGCGCGCACATCGCCGTATACAAGGTGTGCTACGGAAATGTTGTAGTAGACTGCGAGGATGCCGACATACTGGCTGGCATTGACGCCGCCGTGGGGGACGGCTGCGACGTCATCTCCATGTCTCTCGGTGGGCCGTCGGTGCCCTTTCACCAAAACCCTATGGCCATCGGGACGTTCGgcgccatggagaagggcattttTGTGAGCATGGCTGCTGGCAACTCCGGCCCGGGAGAGAGCACCGTGATAAACGAGGCTCCATGGATGCTCACCGTCGCCGCTGGCACCATGGACCGCTCGATTCGTTCGACCGTGCAGCTGGGGAACGGCGCGTATTTCCAGGGCGAGTCGCTATACCAGCCAAACGTTGGCTTCTGCCCGTTGGTCTACGCGGGCGCGAGTGGGAAGCCATTCGCCGAGTTCTGCGGAAACGGCAGTCTGGACGGCTTCGACGTCAAGGGCAAGATAGTGCTGTGTGAACTCACGAAAAACATCTCGGTGATCAACCAAGGTGAGGTAGTGGAGAGTGCCGGCGGCGTCGCCATGATCTTGGCGAGCCCGTTTTTCCGAGGGTACGACAAGTTAGCCCAGGCGAACATCCTCCCGGCGTCGAGCGTCGACTACCTCTCGGCCGCAGCCATCAAATCCTACCTCAACTCCACGGCGAACCCGGTGGCACGTATGGGCTTCAGGGGTACATTACTCGGCACGTCACCTGCCCCGTCGATCATCTTCTTCTCGTCTCGCGGGCCTAGCCGTCAGGACACTGGCGTTCTGAAGCCCGACATCACGGGCCCCGGAATGAACGTGCTCGCGGCATGGCCTTTTCAGGTTGGCCCACCGTCGGCGCCGGTTCTCCCTGGGCCGACCTTCAACATGATCTCCGGCACGTCCATGTCAACGCCACACCTCGCCGGCATCGCCGCTTTGATAAAGAGCAAGCACCCGGACTGGTCACCGGCGGCGATCAAGTCGGCAATGATGACGACGGCCGACATCACCGACCGCTCCGGCAATCCCATACTCAACGAGCAACGCGTGGCGGCCAACCTCTTCGCCACCGGCGCCGGACACGTCAACCCAATGAAGGCCGCCGACCCTGGACTAGTCTACGACATCACCCCCGAGGATTACATCGGCTACCTATGTAGCATGTACACGAGCCAGCAGGTCTCGGTGATCGCGCGCCGGCCAATCAACTGCTTGACTACCGTCGTGATCAGTGACTGCCTGCTGAATTACCCTTCGATCTCGGTCGCTTTCCCAGCTTCCTGGAATTCGACTGCGCTGGTGGTGGTAAGGCGCAAGGTGAAGAACGTCGGGGAGGTGCCTTCGGTGTACTACGCGGCGATCGACATGCCGAGCAGCGCCGTAAGCGTGGACGTATTCCCGAGGGAGCTGGAATTCGTCGAGCCAAACCAGGAGCTGACTTTCTCGGTATACGTGTGGCCGAGGCAGAGTGATGCGAGGGTGCTGCAGGGTGCGCTGCGGTGGGTGTCCGAGAAGCACACCGTGCGGAGCCCAATCTCCATCACCTTTGCCTGA
- the LOC123039332 gene encoding subtilisin-like protease 4 has translation MAAFGVPSLSLLPFVLLALVAAVESAGDERSTFIVHVQPQASHVLGTADDRKAWYNSFLPENVRLLHAYHHVASGFAVRLTRRELDKMSAMPGFVAAVPDRVYKLHTTHTPRFLGLDTRQGGRNYSAGSGDGVIIGVLDSGVTPDHPSFSGDGMPAPPAKWKGRCDFNGRSVCNNKLIGARVFDTAVSAGNGTTSTGAPLSPIDEDGHGTHTSSTAAGAVVPGAQVLGQGRGTASGIAPRAHVAMYKVCGLEDCTSADILAGIDAAVADGCDIISMSLGGPSLPYPEDSIAVGTFAAAEKGIFVSMSAGNSGPNYTTLSNEAPWMLTVAASTMDRLIRTRVRLGNGLYFDGESVSQPDAAATVFYPLVYAGASSTPDAQFCGNGSLDGFDVRGKIVVCERGNDVGRVDKGAEVLRAGGVGMILANQAIDGFSTIADVHALPASHVSYHAGDAIINYIKSRARPMAQIMFRGTVLGTSPAPAITSFSSRGPSMQNPGILKPDITGPGVSVLAAWPFQVGPPSLAAKYSGPTFNFESGTSMSAPHLSGIAALIKSKYPDWSPAAIKSAIMTTADSTDRSGMPITDEKGTAADLFALGAGHVDPDKAMNPGLVYDISPADYIGFLCGMYTDKEVSVIARRAVDCSAVEVIPDRLLNYPSISVTFPSSWNPMAPMMVTRKVTNVGEAPAVYYPQFDLPENSMNVTVMPSSLRFTEANQVKVFKVTVWPRTSGDAVVVQGGLRWVSDKHTVRSPLSVAFAGY, from the coding sequence ATGGCAGCCTTCGgggtcccctctctctcccttctccccttcgtcctcctcgccctcgtcgccgcGGTAGAGAGCGCCGGCGATGAGCGCAGCACGTTCATCGTCCACGTGCAGCCCCAGGCGAGCCACGTGCTCGGCACGGCCGACGACCGCAAGGCCTGGTACAACTCCTTCCTCCCCGAGAACGTCCGGCTCCTCCACGCCTACCACCACGTCGCGAGCGGCTTCGCCGTCCGGCTGACGCGGCGGGAGCTCGACAAGATGTCCGCCATGCCCGGGTTCGTCGCCGCGGTGCCCGACCGGGTTTACAAGCTGCACACCACGCACACGCCGCGGTTCCTCGGGCTGGACACGCGCCAGGGCGGCAGGAACTACTCGGCCGGTTCCGGCGATGGTGTCATCATCGGGGTGCTCGACAGCGGCGTCACTCCCGACCACCCCTCCTTCAGCGGCGATGGCATGCCGGCGCCGCCAGCCAAGTGGAAGGGCAGGTGCGACTTCAACGGCCGCTCCGTGTGCAACAACAAGCTCATCGGCGCCCGCGTTTTCGACACTGCCGTCAGTGCTGGGAACGGCACCACCTCTACCGGTGCGCCGCTGTCGCCGATCGACGAGGATGGGCACGGCACGCACACGTCGAGCACGGCGGCGGGAGCAGTCGTGCCAGGCGCTCAGGTGCTTGGCCAGGGCAGGGGCACCGCGTCCGGGATAGCGCCCCGCGCGCACGTCGCAATGTACAAGGTGTGCGGCCTGGAGGACTGCACCAGCGCCGACATACTCGCCGGCATCGACGCTGCCGTGGCTGACGGCTGCGACATCATCTCCATGTCCCTCGGCGGGCCGTCGTTGCCGTACCCCGAGGACAGCATCGCCGTCGGCACCTTCGCCGCTGCAGAGAAGGGAATATTCGTCAGCATGTCAGCCGGCAACTCCGGCCCAAACTACACCACGCTGTCGAACGAGGCGCCCTGGATGCTCACCGTCGCCGCGAGCACCATGGACCGTTTGATCAGAACCAGGGTGCGCCTTGGGAACGGTCTCTACTTTGATGGCGAGTCCGTGAGCCAGCCAGACGCTGCGGCGACCGTCTTCTACCCGCTGGTCTACGCCGGCGCGAGCTCCACACCAGACGCTCAGTTTTGCGGCAACGGCTCGCTGGACGGCTTCGATGTCAGGGGCAAGATAGTGGTCTGTGAGCGCGGCAATGACGTCGGTAGGGTTGACAAAGGCGCCGAGGTGTTAAGAGCCGGAGGCGTCGGCATGATTCTGGCCAACCAGGCCATTGATGGCTTCAGCACCATCGCCGACGTGCATGCCCTCCCAGCGTCGCATGTCAGTTACCACGCCGGAGACGCAATCATAAACTACATCAAGTCGAGGGCGAGACCGATGGCGCAAATCATGTTCAGGGGAACGGTCCTCGGCACGTCGCCGGCCCCGGCTATCACTTCCTTCTCCTCGCGCGGGCCAAGCATGCAGAATCCCGGCATTCTGAAGCCCGACATCACGGGCCCCGGCGTGAGCGTGCTCGCGGCGTGGCCATTCCAGGTAGGTCCACCCTCGTTGGCCGCGAAGTACTCCGGGCCGACCTTCAACTTCGAGTCCGGAACGTCCATGTCGGCGCCGCACCTCAGCGGTATCGCCGCGTTGATCAAGAGCAAGTACCCGgactggtcgccggcggcgatcaaGTCCGCCATCATGACAACCGCTGACAGCACCGACCGCTCTGGGATGCCGATAACCGACGAGAAGGGGACGGCGGCCGACCTCTTCGCCCTTGGTGCCGGACATGTCGACCCGGACAAGGCCATGAACCCCGGTCTGGTATACGACATCTCCCCGGCCGATTACATCGGCTTCCTCTGCGGCATGTACACGGACAAGGAGGTCTCCGTGATCGCGCGCCGTGCAGTGGACTGCTCGGCCGTCGAGGTGATCCCGGACCGCCTGCTGAACTACCCGTCGATCTCCGTCACGTTCCCCTCGTCGTGGAACCCGATGGCTCCGATGATGGTTACACGCAAGGTGACGAACGTCGGAGAGGCGCCGGCGGTGTACTACCCCCAGTTCGACCTGCCGGAGAACTCTATGAACGTCACCGTCATGCCGAGCTCGCTGCGGTTCACTGAGGCGAACCAGGTGAAGGTTTTCAAGGTGACCGTGTGGCCGAGGACCAGCGGCGATGCAGTGGTGGTTCAGGGAGGGCTCCGGTGGGTGTCGGACAAGCACACAGTGAGGAGCCCGCTCTCGGTTGCCTTCGCCGGATACTAG